Proteins from a genomic interval of Trifolium pratense cultivar HEN17-A07 linkage group LG6, ARS_RC_1.1, whole genome shotgun sequence:
- the LOC123893298 gene encoding 60S acidic ribosomal protein P0-like, with translation MAGKVAKAAYDAKMGKLLREYTQVLVVSADNVGSNQLQGIRRALHEDSVVVMGKNSLMKRSIIQEAEKTGNNNAFLNLVPLLVGNVALIFTKGDLRDVSEKIAKLKVVNPILMCPKYRSYDSYKTCSYMQSGQLPLGLTCCNQQCSEASEPFLVSSKFSPPQHCYLMRSRQFLLTSIWSPFLLLAGNL, from the coding sequence ATGGCTGGGAAGGTGGCGAAGGCAGCTTACGATGCGAAGATGGGGAAGCTTCTTCGAGAGTACACACAAGTTTTGGTTGTTTCGGCAGACAATGTTGGGTCGAACCAGCTTCAGGGTATAAGGAGGGCACTGCATGAAGATTCAGTGGTAGTGATGGGGAAGAACTCGTTGATGAAACGCTCTATTATCCAGGAAGCGGAGAAAACTGGAAACAACAATGCTTTCCTTAATCTTGTTCCTCTCCTTGTGGGGAATGTTGCGTTGATTTTTACAAAAGGTGACTTGAGGGATGTTAGCGAAAAGATTGCCAAGCTCAAAGTCGTTAATCCTATTCTCATGTGCCCTAAGTACAGGTCATATGACTCATACAAAACTTGTTCTTATATGCAATCCGGACAGTTGCCATTGGGACTCACATGTTGTAACCAACAATGTTCAGAAGCTTCCGAGCCTTTTCTTGTAAGCTCAAAATTCTCGCCTCCCCAGCATTGTTACTTGATGAGATCGAGACAGTTCTTGTTGACAAGTATATGGTCTCCTTTTCTCCTTTTGGCTGGTAATTTGTGA